Proteins from a single region of Pseudopedobacter saltans DSM 12145:
- a CDS encoding glycoside hydrolase family 88 protein, whose product MKFNQNKLGGLVVFVGLALASCSTTVHTQKIVKQAKAQTDLMLTEIPKANNKNGTLVSPRTFEHGDLILVASRDWTSGFFPGNLWYLYELTKDEKLKKEAESFTAKIEQEKMNGTTHDMGFKIYCSFGNAYRLTGNQHYKDVIVQAAKTLITRFNPKVGALRSWDHNSDKWDFPVIIDNMLNLELLFEATRLTGDSIYYDIAVKHANTTMKNHFRPDYSTWHVISYNPKTGQVEKRNTHQGYSDDSAWARGQGWALYGYTMCYRYTKNPAYLAQAEHIAKFIFSNKNMPKDLIPYWDFDAPKIPNEPKDVSAAAVMSSALYELSTYSKKSDYLKLAKKMTETIATKYSSKEGTNKGFILDHSTGHYPKNSEIDVPINYADYYFLEGLVREERLKNHQAVVQ is encoded by the coding sequence ATGAAATTTAATCAGAATAAATTAGGCGGTTTAGTAGTTTTTGTAGGTTTAGCTTTGGCTTCATGCTCAACAACTGTTCATACGCAAAAAATAGTTAAACAGGCAAAGGCCCAGACAGATTTAATGCTAACTGAAATCCCTAAAGCAAATAATAAAAACGGGACTTTAGTTTCCCCAAGAACGTTTGAGCATGGTGATTTAATATTGGTGGCGTCAAGAGACTGGACCAGCGGTTTTTTTCCTGGAAATCTTTGGTACTTGTATGAGTTGACCAAAGACGAAAAGCTAAAAAAAGAAGCAGAATCTTTTACTGCGAAGATAGAGCAGGAGAAAATGAACGGGACGACACATGATATGGGGTTCAAAATCTACTGCAGCTTTGGAAATGCTTATCGACTTACCGGAAATCAGCATTATAAGGATGTTATAGTGCAAGCGGCAAAGACTTTAATTACAAGATTCAATCCAAAGGTTGGTGCTTTGAGGTCCTGGGATCATAACAGTGATAAATGGGATTTTCCGGTAATCATTGATAATATGTTGAACTTAGAGCTTTTATTTGAAGCAACAAGATTGACAGGCGATTCAATTTATTACGACATTGCCGTTAAACATGCAAACACTACAATGAAAAATCACTTTAGGCCAGATTATAGTACATGGCATGTAATCAGCTATAATCCTAAAACAGGCCAAGTAGAGAAAAGAAATACACATCAGGGATATTCCGATGATTCAGCTTGGGCCAGAGGGCAAGGTTGGGCATTGTATGGATACACAATGTGTTACAGATATACCAAAAATCCGGCTTATTTAGCGCAAGCGGAGCATATTGCAAAGTTTATATTTTCTAATAAAAATATGCCTAAAGACTTGATTCCTTATTGGGATTTTGATGCGCCAAAAATACCTAATGAACCTAAAGATGTTTCCGCTGCAGCTGTAATGTCATCGGCTTTATATGAGTTAAGCACTTATAGTAAAAAGAGTGATTATTTAAAGTTAGCGAAGAAGATGACAGAAACTATAGCTACTAAATATAGCTCTAAGGAAGGTACTAATAAAGGCTTTATTTTAGATCACAGTACTGGACACTATCCGAAAAACAGTGAAATTGATGTGCCAATAAATTATGCGGATTATTATTTTCTGGAAGGTTTAGTAAGGGAAGAACGCTTGAAGAATCATCAAGCCGTAGTTCAATAA